A window from Longimicrobium sp. encodes these proteins:
- a CDS encoding nucleotide pyrophosphohydrolase — protein sequence MDLREIQQQVDAYISQFKEGYFPPLVNLARLTEEVGELAREINHQFGPKTKKHDEPEGDIALELGDILFVIVVLANQLDIDLSEAARRTLAKYQVRDANRWERKEPE from the coding sequence ATGGATCTCCGCGAAATCCAGCAGCAGGTAGACGCGTACATCTCGCAGTTCAAGGAGGGGTACTTTCCGCCGCTGGTGAACCTGGCGCGGCTGACGGAAGAGGTGGGCGAGCTGGCGCGGGAGATCAACCACCAGTTCGGCCCCAAGACCAAGAAGCACGACGAGCCCGAGGGCGACATCGCGCTGGAACTGGGCGACATCCTGTTCGTAATCGTGGTCCTGGCCAACCAGCTGGACATCGACCTGAGCGAGGCCGCCCGCCGCACCCTGGCGAAGTACCAGGTGCGCGACGCCAACCGCTGGGAGCGGAAGGAACCGGAGTAG